One part of the Palaemon carinicauda isolate YSFRI2023 chromosome 23, ASM3689809v2, whole genome shotgun sequence genome encodes these proteins:
- the LOC137617617 gene encoding uncharacterized protein yields the protein MNFVFSSCAVHRTTFTCQLWTSIANLLGITLHQTTSNIPAANGMVERFQHTPKATLMSHCKDSNWFTQLPWFLLGLKTASQIVYGDPLVVPVEFVSICNLPLQSPVLTSSCMKVYSMQPDKPQAKQHMPTDLHLATPTNLQNDTSKQRLMPPYSGSFFVTHRTLEAFFINNRGKEHWITIDCLKPAYVLPLHCNSFPSLHCY from the coding sequence taccactttcacctgtcaattgtggacatcaatagcgaatctcctgggcatcaccctacatcagacaacttccAACAttcctgctgccaacggaatggttgaacgttttcagcaTACCCctaaagcaactttgatgtcccactgcaaggactccaactggtttacccagcttccatgGTTCCTCCTGGGCCTAAAGACTGCTTCTCAAATagtgtatggtgacccattggtgGTCCCTGTCGAGTTTGTTTCCATCTGCAACCTTcccttacaatctccagtgcttacGTCAAGTTGTATGAAAGTTTACTCCATGCAGCCAGACAAGCCCCAAGCTAAGCAGCACATGCCGACAGATCTGCACTTGGCAACGCCTACTAACCTGCAGAACGACACTAGCAAGCAACGGCTAATGCCCCCTTACAGTGGTTCTTTCTTTGTGACCCATCGTACGCTGGAGGCTTTCTTCATCAACAACCGTGGCAAAGAACACTGGAtcaccattgattgcctaaaacctgcatatgtcCTGCCTCTGCACTGTAACAGTTTTCCTTCCCTGCACTGTTATTAA